The Candidatus Peribacteria bacterium region AAGGAAGACGGATCTTCCGGCGCCGGACAATCAGCAGTTCCGGTTCAAAGAATGATCCCCACACCGTCAGCACTCCGCCAAGCCCCATCACTGTGGTGACTATGATCAGAAACCATCGATACACATCGGAGAGTTGGTCGCTCTTTTGGAGCTGCGGAATGGTCCAGGACAGAGTCACAAGCACGCTGCCGATCAGCAGCAGTATGGCGGAGTCCCAGACTGCAGTGTGGAAGGTGGTACGGCGCGAACAGGAGGACATGAAGAGAGGAGCGGGAACAGAACGATATTATTTCTTCGCCTTCTGCTTATCGAGCATTTTCTTCAGATACTGCCCCGTGTAGCTCTTCTCGACTTTTGCGACTTCTTCCGGTGTACCGGTTGCAACAATGAATCCACCACCCGATCCGCCGTCCGGTCCGAGATCCACCACGTAGTCGACGGTCTTCAGCACATCGAGGTTATGCTCAATCACAAGCACGGTGTTACCCTTATCGACAAGTCTCTGCAGGACCTCAAGGAGTTTGCGGATATCTTCGAAGTGCAGACCCGTGGTCGGCTCATCGAGAATATAGAATGTCTGTCCTGTGGATCTGCGGAGCAGTTCGGTTGCGAGCTTCACGCGCTGCGCTTCACCTCCGGAGAGGGTGGTCGCACTCTGGCCGAGGTGCAGGTAGCTGAGTCCCACGTCTTCGAGTGTCTGGAGTTTTTTCTTCAGCGTGGAAATCGAGGAGAAGAATTCGATCGCTTCCTTCACGTTCATGTTCAGCGCTTCGCTGATGTTCTTTCCTTTGTACGTCACTTCCAGTGTTTCACGGTTGTAGCGGCGGCCGTGACAGACTTCGCAGGTCACAAACACGTCCGGCAGGAAGTGCATTTCAATTCTCTTCAGACCGTCACCCTCACATTCCTCGCAGCGTCCGCCCTTCACGTTGAAGCTGAAGCGGCCCGGCTGGTAGCCGCGGAGTTTTGCTTCCGGTGTGGCGGCAAAGAGATCGCGGATATCGGTAAAGATACCTGTATAGGTGGCGGGGTTACTGCGCGGCGTGCGTCCGATAGCGGACTGGTCGATCACGATTGCCTTGTCGAGATGCTGGATGCCATTGAAACTGCCGACGTTCTGGGCACGGGTGTGTGCTTTGTTGAGTCTGTGCAAAAGTTCCGGCGCGAGAATGCCGTGAATGAGACTCGATTTTCCGGAGCCGGAGACTCCTGCAATACCGATGAATGTGCCGAGCGGGAGAGAGACATCCACATGGCGGAGGTTGTGATGATGGGCATCTTTCACCTCAATGAATTTTCCGTTGCCGGTGCGGCGCTTTTTCGGAATCTCGATCGAGCGCTTGCCACTCAGGTACTGACCCGTAATAGAATCTTTATTGTTGATGAGCTCAGACGGCAGGCCCTGTGCGACGACGCTTCCTCCGTACTTACCCGCACCCGGTCCGATTTCCAGCAGATAGTCTGCGGCTTCCATGGTTTCTTCATCATGTTCCACCACAATCACCGTGTTGCCGAGATCGCGCAGTTTCACAATCGTATCAATCAGACGGGCATTATCACGCTGATGCAGTCCGATGGACGGCTCATCCAGCACGTATAGCACTCCTTCAAGCGCCGATCCGATCTGCGTTGCCAGGCGGATGCGCTGCGCCTCTCCTCCGGAGAGTGTGGAAGCGGAGCGCGACAGGGTGAGGTAGGTGAGTCCGACGTTCTGGAGAAATGTCAGACGTGCCACAATTTCCTGTAGGACCTTTTTCACAATCGTGAACTCGTACGGGCTGAGATGCATGTCGGTTGCCTTCTTCGGATTTTTTGCATCACCCGGGATGAGAGCGGAGAAGAATGTTTCTGCTTCATCAATACTCATATCCGTTGCAGCGACGATATTCTTGTCACCCACCGTGACGCCGAGAATCTCTTTCTTCAAGCGCTGGCCTTTACAGACCGGACAGGGCAGCTCCAGCATATATTCCTCAATCTGGCTGCGGACGTAACTCGAATCTGTTTCATTGTGGCGGCGCTGCAGGTTACCAATCACTCCTTCGTACGTTGTTTTATAGGTGGCATCGAAACGGCCGTCCATTTTCACCATCAGCGGATGTTCGTATCCGTGCAGAATAATTTTCTTGTGCTCATCTTTGAGGGATTTCCATGGAGTCGACATGCTGAACCCGGTTGCTGCAGCGAGAGATTCAAGTATGTGGATCATGAATCCCATGCGGCTGGCGGATGTGGTCCACGGATGGATGGCGCCTTCCGCGAGTGTCAGGTTTTCATTCGGCACAATTGATCCTTCGTCGACCTGCAGAATGGACCCGAGTCCGTGACACTCGTCACAGGCTCCGTGCGGAGAGTTGAACGAGAAGCTGCGCGGCTCGAGGTCCGGCACCTGTTTCTCCGGATGCTCCGGACAGACAAAAGACTCGGAGAAACGGACTTCGTTATTCGTATCAGCATCCAGCACAATGATCGATCCTTCGCTCTTCTTTAAACAGAGCTCCACAGAATCTGCCAGACGGGAGCGGTGCGGGTTTGCCTCATTCTCTTTCACGGCAAGATCGCGTACGACCAAACGGTCGACCACGATATCAATACTGTGGGCTTTTTTCGGATCAAGTGTCACTTCCTCATCCGTCGTCATCACCTGACCGTCGATGCGCACGCGGACAAATCCTTCCCGGCGGATGGCATCAAGAATTTTCAGGTGCTCCCCCTTTCTTCCTTCTATAAGCGGTGCCAGCAGGTAGATTTTTTTGCCTTCGGTCATATTGGCGATCGTTTCTACAATCTGACTGGAGGACTGGCGCTCAAGGAGACGGTTACATTCCGGACAGTGCACCTTTCCGATTTTTGCCCAGAGGAGACGCATGTAGTCGTAGACTTCTGTCACCGTTCCCACCGTAGAGCGTGGATTTCTTGGCGCAGTTTTTTGATCAATAGAAATGGCAGGGGATAGGCCTTCAATAGAATCAACCTCCGGCTTTTCCATCTGGGAAATGAACTGGCGGGCGTACGCGGAGAGGGACTCCACGTAGCGGCGCTGACCTTCTGCGAAAATCGTATCGAACGCAAGTGTCGACTTGCCGGATCCGGACACACCGGTAATCACCGTCAGCTTGTTGCGCGGGATGGTGACATCGATATTTTTAAGGTTGTGCATCTTGGCACCTTTCACGACTATGGAATCCATACGACAGAATGTGGAATATACAAAAAACGCCCCGCGGCGAGGCGCGTTGCGACAACCAAGCTTAACGATTTTTAGAGCTCTTGTCTAGGGTTTAGGGGAGAAAGAGAAGATGGGGGGATTTCTGTAAGTTTCCTGATATCTGCTAGTCTTATACACATATGCGCACTCCTTCCACCCTCCTTGCTCTCTTTCTCCTGGCAGCCTGTACATCCGCCGGTCCGGTGACACCCGGCTCAGGGACGGGAACGGTTTTGCCGTCATCCGCAGCAACAGGAACGCCATCGGTTCCAGGAATTGACGCGACAGGTCTTGGCTTCACTGTGCCAAATGACATGAAGATAGAAGTCTTTGCCAAGAATCTTGCAGGCGCCCGCGTCATGGTGCGCGATAACTTTGGAGGAATCTGGGTCAGTCGTCCGAGTGCGGGGGTGGTGACACTGCTGGAGATTGGCAGCGGCGGAACAGTGACCAATCAGTACGATATTTTCCGGGGCCTCAAAAATCCCCACGGTCTGGCCATCGGTCCGAGTTCAGTCGGCAGCGGATCTATCCTTTATATAGCGGAGGAGACTTCCATTAAAAAAGCGGTCCTCTACTCAGACGCTCCGGTGGAAACCATCGCCACCCTGCCGGCAGGGGGCAGGCATACGTCCCGGACGATCGAGTTCGGTCCGGATGGCCGGCTCTATGTCTCCATTGGCTCCACTTGTGATGCGTGTGTGGAGGTGAATGAGAAACACGGAACCATTCTGTCGATGAAGCCGGACGGGACAGACCAGAAGATTGTAGCCAGGGGACTGCGTAATTCGG contains the following coding sequences:
- the uvrA gene encoding excinuclease ABC subunit UvrA, producing MDSIVVKGAKMHNLKNIDVTIPRNKLTVITGVSGSGKSTLAFDTIFAEGQRRYVESLSAYARQFISQMEKPEVDSIEGLSPAISIDQKTAPRNPRSTVGTVTEVYDYMRLLWAKIGKVHCPECNRLLERQSSSQIVETIANMTEGKKIYLLAPLIEGRKGEHLKILDAIRREGFVRVRIDGQVMTTDEEVTLDPKKAHSIDIVVDRLVVRDLAVKENEANPHRSRLADSVELCLKKSEGSIIVLDADTNNEVRFSESFVCPEHPEKQVPDLEPRSFSFNSPHGACDECHGLGSILQVDEGSIVPNENLTLAEGAIHPWTTSASRMGFMIHILESLAAATGFSMSTPWKSLKDEHKKIILHGYEHPLMVKMDGRFDATYKTTYEGVIGNLQRRHNETDSSYVRSQIEEYMLELPCPVCKGQRLKKEILGVTVGDKNIVAATDMSIDEAETFFSALIPGDAKNPKKATDMHLSPYEFTIVKKVLQEIVARLTFLQNVGLTYLTLSRSASTLSGGEAQRIRLATQIGSALEGVLYVLDEPSIGLHQRDNARLIDTIVKLRDLGNTVIVVEHDEETMEAADYLLEIGPGAGKYGGSVVAQGLPSELINNKDSITGQYLSGKRSIEIPKKRRTGNGKFIEVKDAHHHNLRHVDVSLPLGTFIGIAGVSGSGKSSLIHGILAPELLHRLNKAHTRAQNVGSFNGIQHLDKAIVIDQSAIGRTPRSNPATYTGIFTDIRDLFAATPEAKLRGYQPGRFSFNVKGGRCEECEGDGLKRIEMHFLPDVFVTCEVCHGRRYNRETLEVTYKGKNISEALNMNVKEAIEFFSSISTLKKKLQTLEDVGLSYLHLGQSATTLSGGEAQRVKLATELLRRSTGQTFYILDEPTTGLHFEDIRKLLEVLQRLVDKGNTVLVIEHNLDVLKTVDYVVDLGPDGGSGGGFIVATGTPEEVAKVEKSYTGQYLKKMLDKQKAKK
- a CDS encoding PQQ-dependent sugar dehydrogenase; protein product: MRTPSTLLALFLLAACTSAGPVTPGSGTGTVLPSSAATGTPSVPGIDATGLGFTVPNDMKIEVFAKNLAGARVMVRDNFGGIWVSRPSAGVVTLLEIGSGGTVTNQYDIFRGLKNPHGLAIGPSSVGSGSILYIAEETSIKKAVLYSDAPVETIATLPAGGRHTSRTIEFGPDGRLYVSIGSTCDACVEVNEKHGTILSMKPDGTDQKIVARGLRNSVFFDWSYVTGDLFATDMGRDNLGDTLPPEEVNVITEGSHYGWPYCYGDRVRDTSISGNFDCTTSVPPKATLPAHTAPLGLAFVPEEGWPEDLWYDLLVSEHGSWNSTESVGYKIVRIPMDANGNPTGDAVDFLTGFRKGSVVQGRPVDLMIEPGGTLYITDDKAGVIYRMSRTSPAM